From one Streptomyces spiramyceticus genomic stretch:
- the murG gene encoding undecaprenyldiphospho-muramoylpentapeptide beta-N-acetylglucosaminyltransferase, with the protein MHVVLAGGGTAGHIEPALALADALRRQDPSVGITALGTERGLETRLVPERGYELGLIPAVPLPRRPTPELITVPGRLRGTIKAAEQILERTKADCVVGFGGYVALPGYLAAKRLGVPIIVHEANARPGLANKIGSRYAAAVAVSTPDSKLRGARYIGIPLRRTIATLDRARVRPEARAAFGLDPNLPTLLVSGGSQGARRLNEVVQQVAPVLQRSGIQILHAVGPKNELPRVDNMPGMPPYIPVPYVDRMDLAYAAADMMLCRAGAMTVAELSAVGLPAAYVPLPIGNGEQRLNAQPVVNAGGGLLVDDAQLTPEWVQSQVIPVLADPHRLYEMSRAAAEFGRRDADELLVGMVYEAIAARRAG; encoded by the coding sequence GTGCATGTCGTACTCGCCGGTGGGGGGACCGCCGGCCACATCGAGCCCGCGCTCGCCCTCGCGGACGCCCTGCGCAGGCAGGACCCGAGCGTGGGCATCACAGCCCTGGGCACAGAGCGCGGACTTGAGACCAGGCTCGTACCCGAGCGTGGTTACGAGCTCGGGCTGATCCCCGCCGTCCCGCTGCCCCGCAGGCCCACCCCCGAACTGATCACCGTCCCCGGACGGCTGCGCGGCACCATCAAGGCCGCGGAGCAGATCCTGGAGCGTACGAAGGCGGACTGCGTCGTCGGCTTCGGCGGCTACGTCGCCCTGCCCGGCTACCTCGCGGCCAAGCGCCTCGGCGTGCCGATCATCGTCCACGAGGCCAACGCGCGCCCCGGCCTCGCCAACAAGATCGGCTCGCGCTACGCGGCCGCTGTCGCCGTCTCCACGCCCGACAGCAAGCTGCGAGGTGCCCGCTACATCGGCATCCCGCTGCGCCGCACCATCGCCACCCTCGACCGGGCCAGGGTCCGCCCCGAGGCGCGCGCCGCCTTCGGTCTCGACCCCAACCTGCCGACGCTGCTCGTCTCCGGCGGCTCGCAGGGCGCCCGGCGCCTCAACGAGGTCGTCCAGCAGGTCGCGCCGGTCCTCCAGCGCTCCGGGATCCAGATCCTGCACGCGGTCGGCCCCAAGAACGAACTGCCGCGCGTGGACAACATGCCCGGTATGCCGCCGTACATCCCGGTACCGTACGTGGACCGGATGGACCTCGCGTACGCCGCGGCCGACATGATGCTCTGCCGCGCGGGCGCGATGACCGTCGCCGAACTCTCCGCCGTCGGACTGCCGGCCGCCTACGTCCCGCTGCCCATCGGCAACGGAGAGCAGCGGCTCAACGCCCAGCCGGTGGTCAACGCCGGAGGCGGCCTGCTGGTCGACGACGCCCAGCTCACGCCCGAGTGGGTGCAGAGCCAGGTGATCCCCGTCCTCGCGGACCCGCACCGGCTGTACGAGATGTCCCGCGCGGCTGCCGAGTTCGGACGCCGGGATGCCGACGAGCTGCTCGTCGGCATGGTGTACGAGGCGATTGCCGCACGCAGGGCCGGCTGA
- the ileS gene encoding isoleucine--tRNA ligase, protein MSQYRQVPAQVDLPALEHAVLDFWRESKVFSKSLEQSEGRPEWVFYEGPPTANGMPGAHHIEARVFKDVFPRFRTMQGYHVARKAGWDCHGLPVELAVEKELGFNGKKDIEAYGIAEFNAKCRESVGRHTDAFTELTNRMGYWVDLDDAYWTMDPSYVQSVWWSLKEIFNKGLLVQDHRVAPWCPRCGTGLSDHELAQGYETVVDPSVFVRFPLTSGPLAGEAALLVWTTTPWTLVSNTAVAAHPDVTYVVATNGEEKLVVAQPLLEKSLGEGWETTGQTFTGAEMERWAYDRPFALVEFPSAGEGTNGHSPSEAHFVVNADYVTTEDGTGLVHQAPAFGEDDLRTCRAYGLPVVNPVRPDGTFEDELDLIGGQFFKKADEALTEDLGNRGLLFRHVPYEHSYPHCWRCHTALLYYAQPSWYIRTTAVKDAMLRENEKTNWFPDSVKQGRFGDWLNNNIDWALSRNRYWGTPLPIWRCEDNHLTCVGSLAELTDLTGTDQSSLDPHRPYIDDVTFTCTGEGCSLTATRVPEVIDAWYDSGSMPFAQWGYPYQNKEIFEKRYPAQFISEAIDQTRGWFYTLMAVGTLVFDKSSYENVVCLGHILAEDGRKMSKHLGNILQPIPLMDQHGADAVRWFMAAGGSPWAARRVGHGTIQEVVRKTLLTYWNTVAFQALYARTSGWAPSAADPAPADRPVLDRWLLSELHALTDQVTQSMEAYDTQRAGKLLSAFVDDLSNWYVRRSRRRFWQGDKAALRTLHDVVETVTRLMAPLTPFITERVWQDMIVPVTADAPESVHLSTWPKADLAAIDPTLSQQMTLVRRLVELGRATRAESGVKTRQPLSRALVAASGFETLTPELHAQITEELNVSSLASLADSSAGAAGGGSLVDTTAKANFRALGKRFGKGVQAVAKAVAEADAAALSLALREGTATVTVDGAPVSLSPDEVIITETPREGWSVASDSGATVALDLEITPELRLAGLARDAIRLIQEARKNSGLDVADRIAVRWTASDPATTEALTEHAALIADEVLAVDFAAAEADDTYGAPFTDESLSLTFRLRKTEA, encoded by the coding sequence ATGTCGCAGTACCGCCAGGTGCCCGCCCAGGTCGACCTGCCCGCGCTCGAGCACGCAGTGCTCGATTTCTGGCGCGAGAGCAAGGTCTTTTCGAAGAGTCTCGAGCAGTCCGAGGGACGCCCCGAGTGGGTGTTCTACGAGGGCCCGCCGACCGCCAACGGAATGCCCGGCGCTCACCACATCGAGGCCCGCGTCTTCAAGGACGTCTTCCCGCGCTTCCGCACGATGCAGGGCTACCACGTCGCCCGCAAGGCCGGCTGGGACTGCCACGGCCTGCCCGTCGAGCTCGCCGTCGAGAAGGAGCTCGGCTTCAACGGCAAGAAGGACATCGAGGCGTACGGCATCGCGGAATTCAACGCGAAGTGCCGCGAGTCGGTCGGCCGCCACACCGACGCCTTCACCGAACTCACGAACCGCATGGGCTACTGGGTCGACCTCGACGACGCGTACTGGACGATGGACCCGTCGTACGTCCAGTCGGTGTGGTGGTCGCTCAAGGAGATCTTCAACAAGGGCCTGCTGGTCCAGGACCACCGCGTCGCCCCCTGGTGCCCCCGCTGCGGCACGGGCCTGTCCGACCACGAGCTGGCGCAGGGGTACGAGACGGTCGTCGACCCGTCCGTCTTCGTCCGCTTCCCGCTGACCTCGGGCCCCCTGGCGGGCGAGGCGGCGCTCCTGGTCTGGACGACCACCCCGTGGACCCTGGTGTCCAACACGGCAGTCGCCGCGCACCCCGACGTCACGTACGTCGTGGCGACGAACGGCGAAGAGAAGCTCGTCGTCGCCCAGCCGCTCCTCGAAAAGTCGCTGGGCGAGGGGTGGGAGACCACCGGCCAGACCTTCACGGGCGCGGAGATGGAGCGCTGGGCGTACGACCGTCCCTTCGCGCTCGTGGAGTTCCCGAGCGCCGGCGAGGGAACCAATGGGCACAGTCCGTCCGAGGCCCACTTTGTCGTCAACGCCGACTACGTCACCACCGAAGACGGCACCGGCCTGGTCCACCAGGCCCCCGCGTTCGGTGAGGACGACCTCAGGACCTGCCGCGCGTACGGCCTCCCGGTCGTGAACCCGGTCCGCCCCGACGGCACCTTCGAGGACGAGCTGGACCTCATCGGCGGCCAGTTCTTCAAAAAGGCCGACGAGGCGCTCACCGAGGACCTGGGCAACCGCGGTCTCCTCTTCCGGCACGTCCCGTACGAGCACAGCTACCCGCACTGCTGGCGCTGCCACACCGCACTTCTCTACTACGCACAGCCGTCCTGGTACATCAGGACCACCGCGGTCAAGGACGCGATGCTGCGCGAGAACGAGAAGACCAACTGGTTCCCGGACTCGGTCAAGCAGGGCCGCTTCGGCGACTGGCTGAACAACAACATCGACTGGGCGCTGTCCCGCAACCGCTACTGGGGCACCCCGCTGCCCATCTGGCGCTGCGAGGACAACCACCTGACCTGCGTGGGCTCGCTCGCCGAGCTCACCGATCTGACCGGCACGGACCAGTCGTCCCTGGACCCGCACCGCCCGTACATCGACGACGTCACCTTCACCTGCACCGGTGAGGGCTGCTCGCTGACCGCGACGCGGGTGCCCGAGGTCATCGACGCCTGGTACGACTCGGGCTCCATGCCCTTCGCGCAGTGGGGCTACCCGTACCAGAACAAGGAAATCTTCGAGAAGCGCTACCCGGCGCAGTTCATCTCGGAGGCCATCGACCAGACCCGCGGATGGTTCTACACGCTGATGGCCGTCGGCACGCTGGTCTTCGACAAGTCCTCGTACGAGAACGTGGTCTGCCTGGGCCACATCCTCGCCGAGGACGGCCGCAAGATGTCCAAGCACCTCGGCAACATCCTTCAGCCCATCCCCCTCATGGACCAGCACGGCGCGGACGCGGTCCGCTGGTTCATGGCGGCCGGCGGCTCCCCGTGGGCGGCGCGGCGCGTGGGCCACGGCACGATCCAGGAGGTCGTCCGCAAGACGCTCCTCACGTACTGGAACACGGTCGCCTTCCAGGCCCTGTACGCCCGTACGTCCGGCTGGGCCCCGTCGGCGGCCGACCCGGCCCCGGCGGACCGCCCGGTCCTGGACCGCTGGCTGCTGTCCGAGCTGCACGCGCTGACGGACCAGGTCACCCAGTCCATGGAGGCGTACGACACGCAGCGGGCGGGCAAGCTCCTGTCCGCCTTCGTGGACGACCTCTCCAACTGGTACGTACGCCGCTCGCGCCGCCGCTTCTGGCAGGGCGACAAGGCCGCGCTGCGCACCCTGCACGACGTGGTCGAGACGGTCACCCGCCTCATGGCGCCGCTGACCCCCTTCATCACCGAGCGGGTCTGGCAGGACATGATCGTCCCGGTCACGGCGGACGCCCCCGAGTCGGTGCACCTGTCCACCTGGCCGAAGGCCGACCTGGCCGCCATCGACCCGACGCTGTCCCAGCAGATGACGCTGGTACGCCGCCTGGTCGAGCTGGGCCGCGCGACGCGCGCGGAATCGGGCGTCAAGACCCGCCAGCCGCTGTCGCGCGCGCTGGTGGCGGCGTCGGGCTTCGAGACGCTGACCCCCGAACTGCACGCCCAGATCACGGAGGAGCTGAACGTCTCCTCGCTCGCCTCCCTCGCTGATTCCTCCGCTGGTGCAGCGGGAGGCGGCTCCCTCGTCGACACGACGGCCAAGGCGAACTTCCGCGCCCTGGGCAAGCGCTTCGGCAAGGGCGTCCAGGCGGTGGCCAAGGCGGTGGCGGAGGCCGACGCGGCGGCCCTGTCCCTGGCGCTGCGCGAAGGCACGGCGACGGTGACGGTCGACGGCGCCCCGGTCTCCCTCTCCCCGGACGAGGTCATCATCACCGAGACGCCGCGCGAGGGCTGGTCGGTGGCCTCCGACTCGGGCGCGACGGTCGCCCTGGACCTGGAGATCACTCCCGAGCTGCGACTGGCAGGCCTGGCCCGTGACGCGATCCGCCTGATCCAGGAGGCCCGCAAGAACAGCGGCCTGGACGTCGCGGACCGCATCGCCGTCCGCTGGACCGCGTCCGACCCGGCGACGACGGAGGCGCTCACGGAGCACGCCGCGCTGATCGCCGACGAGGTCCTGGCGGTGGACTTCGCGGCGGCCGAGGCGGACGACACGTACGGCGCCCCGTTCACGGACGAGTCCCTGTCCCTGACGTTCCGCCTCCGCAAGACGGAGGCGTAA
- a CDS encoding DivIVA domain-containing protein, with protein MPLTPEDVRNKQFTTVRLREGYDEDEVDAFLDEVEAELTRLLRENEDLRAKLAAATRAAAQNQQQGMRKPPEQQDRPGAPVPAAISGPPVQQQPPQMGPPQLPGGAPQLPAGPSGHGQGQHGPGPQGQHGPGPMGQGPMGQGQMGQGQMQGQMQGQMGQMGQGQMGGPMGGPMGGHGPQLPQPGQGPGGDSAARVLSLAQQTADQAIAEARSEANKIVGEARSRAEGLERDARAKADALERDAQEKHRVAMGSLESARATLERKVEDLRGFEREYRTRLKSYLESQLRQLETQSDDSLAPPRTPATASLPPAPQMSGSMAPAGAGAMGHSMGGNPSMGGHGGPSSNGPSYGGQQQMSPAMTQPMAPVRPQAPQPMQQAPSPMRGFLIDEDDN; from the coding sequence ATGCCGTTGACCCCCGAGGACGTGCGGAACAAGCAGTTCACGACCGTCCGCCTCCGAGAAGGCTATGACGAGGACGAGGTCGATGCTTTCCTCGACGAGGTCGAAGCCGAACTGACCCGCCTGCTCCGCGAGAACGAGGACCTGCGGGCCAAGCTGGCTGCCGCGACGCGTGCCGCCGCGCAGAACCAGCAGCAGGGTATGCGCAAGCCGCCGGAGCAGCAGGATCGTCCCGGCGCACCCGTGCCTGCCGCCATATCCGGCCCGCCGGTCCAGCAGCAGCCGCCGCAGATGGGTCCGCCCCAGCTGCCCGGTGGGGCTCCGCAGCTGCCCGCGGGTCCCAGCGGTCACGGCCAGGGCCAGCACGGTCCGGGTCCGCAGGGCCAGCACGGTCCCGGCCCGATGGGCCAGGGGCCCATGGGTCAGGGTCAGATGGGCCAGGGGCAGATGCAGGGCCAGATGCAGGGCCAAATGGGTCAGATGGGCCAGGGCCAGATGGGTGGCCCCATGGGCGGACCCATGGGCGGCCACGGTCCGCAGCTCCCGCAGCCCGGTCAGGGTCCCGGCGGCGACAGCGCCGCGCGTGTGCTCTCGCTGGCGCAGCAGACGGCCGACCAGGCGATCGCGGAGGCCCGTTCCGAGGCCAACAAGATCGTCGGTGAGGCGCGCAGCCGTGCCGAGGGTCTGGAGCGGGACGCCCGTGCGAAGGCTGACGCGCTGGAGCGGGACGCGCAGGAGAAGCACCGCGTCGCGATGGGCTCGCTGGAGTCCGCCCGCGCCACGCTGGAGCGCAAGGTCGAGGACCTGCGCGGCTTCGAGCGCGAGTACCGGACCCGGCTGAAGTCCTACCTGGAGAGCCAGCTGCGTCAGCTGGAGACCCAGTCGGACGACTCGCTGGCTCCGCCGCGGACCCCGGCGACCGCGTCGCTGCCGCCGGCTCCGCAGATGAGCGGTTCGATGGCGCCGGCCGGTGCGGGTGCGATGGGGCACTCCATGGGTGGCAACCCGTCGATGGGCGGCCACGGTGGCCCGTCCTCCAACGGTCCGTCGTACGGCGGCCAGCAGCAGATGTCGCCGGCTATGACCCAGCCGATGGCTCCGGTGCGGCCGCAGGCTCCGCAGCCGATGCAGCAGGCTCCTTCGCCGATGCGCGGGTTCCTGATCGACGAGGACGACAACTGA
- a CDS encoding TraR/DksA family transcriptional regulator produces MVAKKTAAQQADGADTEKADVAKKVTAEKSAAKTTAAKKTAKKTVAKKAAEVTEAAVTKAVTKAPVTKAPAKKAPAQKAPAKKAPAKKAPAKKAAAKRAAPAAKGAAQAAEETGAQTVVAKKTPSRTSAAKKATAATATAVPPSRTGAVEAAPPGELAVRPGEEPWTPEEVAEARAVLMGEVSELKAEIAASEQAVTGLMRDSGDGAGDDQADTGTKNISREHELALAASARERLEQTERALGRLDSGTYGLCEICGKPIGKARMQAFPRATLCVEDKQKQERRY; encoded by the coding sequence ATGGTGGCTAAGAAGACCGCCGCACAGCAAGCCGACGGGGCTGACACGGAGAAGGCGGACGTCGCGAAGAAGGTCACGGCCGAGAAGTCCGCCGCCAAGACGACCGCCGCAAAGAAGACCGCAAAGAAGACCGTCGCGAAGAAGGCGGCAGAGGTCACCGAGGCAGCGGTCACCAAAGCGGTCACCAAGGCACCGGTCACCAAGGCGCCTGCCAAGAAAGCACCGGCCCAGAAGGCACCTGCCAAGAAAGCGCCGGCCAAAAAGGCACCTGCCAAGAAGGCGGCTGCGAAGAGGGCCGCTCCTGCGGCCAAGGGGGCGGCTCAGGCCGCGGAAGAGACAGGAGCCCAGACGGTGGTTGCGAAGAAGACTCCCAGCAGGACCTCGGCCGCCAAGAAGGCCACCGCGGCCACCGCGACGGCGGTCCCCCCGTCCCGTACAGGAGCAGTCGAGGCCGCCCCGCCGGGCGAGCTCGCCGTCCGGCCGGGGGAGGAGCCGTGGACCCCGGAGGAGGTCGCCGAGGCCCGGGCCGTGCTGATGGGCGAGGTCTCCGAGCTCAAGGCGGAGATCGCCGCGTCGGAGCAGGCGGTCACCGGCCTGATGCGGGACTCCGGGGACGGCGCGGGCGACGACCAGGCCGACACCGGCACCAAGAACATCTCCCGCGAGCACGAGCTGGCGCTGGCCGCCAGCGCCCGCGAGCGGCTGGAGCAGACCGAGAGGGCTCTGGGCCGGCTCGACTCCGGCACGTACGGGCTCTGCGAGATCTGCGGCAAGCCGATCGGCAAGGCGCGCAT
- a CDS encoding YggS family pyridoxal phosphate-dependent enzyme codes for MTDRRAQLAANLAQVEERIAAACAAAGRKRSEVTLIVVTKTYPASDVRLLSELGVRHVAENKDQDAAPKAAECADLPISWHFVGQLQTNKVRSVASYADVVQSVDRAKLVTALSTAAVRAEREIGCLIQVALDAESGERGDRGGVAPDGIEELAAKVAEAPGLRLDGLMTVAPLAGPYAGRQQAAFERLMEFSSSLRATHPAANMVSAGMSADLEQAVAAGATHVRVGTAVLGVRPRLR; via the coding sequence ATGACGGACCGTAGAGCTCAACTCGCCGCAAATCTTGCACAGGTGGAGGAACGTATCGCCGCCGCCTGTGCGGCTGCTGGACGCAAGCGATCGGAAGTGACCCTGATCGTGGTCACCAAGACGTACCCCGCGAGCGATGTGCGGCTGCTCTCCGAGCTCGGCGTACGCCATGTCGCGGAGAACAAGGACCAGGACGCGGCGCCCAAGGCGGCCGAGTGTGCGGACCTGCCCATCAGCTGGCACTTCGTCGGACAGCTTCAGACCAACAAGGTCCGTTCTGTGGCGAGTTATGCCGATGTTGTGCAGTCCGTTGACCGAGCGAAGCTCGTCACGGCGCTCTCGACGGCGGCGGTACGCGCGGAACGCGAGATCGGCTGCCTGATCCAGGTCGCACTCGACGCGGAGTCGGGTGAGCGGGGGGACCGCGGCGGCGTGGCGCCGGACGGTATTGAGGAGTTGGCGGCGAAGGTTGCTGAAGCGCCCGGCCTCAGGCTCGACGGACTGATGACTGTCGCACCGCTCGCCGGCCCGTACGCGGGGCGCCAACAGGCGGCTTTCGAGCGGCTGATGGAATTCTCATCAAGCCTGCGCGCGACTCATCCTGCTGCGAACATGGTCTCCGCGGGTATGAGTGCGGACCTTGAGCAGGCAGTGGCGGCCGGAGCGACACATGTACGCGTCGGTACTGCGGTGCTCGGAGTCCGACCCAGGCTCCGGTAA
- a CDS encoding cell division protein SepF produces the protein MAGAMRKMAVYLGLVEDDGYDGRGFDPDDDFEPEPEPEREHRRHQPPHQERHEEPVRVVQPPAQREPVPLPAESGRPARIAPVASITPERPNLEKNAPVIMPKVVSEREPYRITTLHPRTYNEARTIGEHFREGTPVIMNLTEMDDTDAKRLVDFAAGLVFGLHGSIERVTQKVFLLSPANVDVTAEDKARIAEGGFFNQS, from the coding sequence ATGGCCGGCGCGATGCGCAAGATGGCGGTCTACCTCGGCCTCGTGGAGGACGATGGTTACGACGGCCGGGGTTTCGATCCCGATGACGACTTCGAACCCGAGCCGGAGCCCGAGCGGGAACACCGCCGGCACCAGCCCCCGCACCAGGAGCGGCACGAAGAACCCGTGCGCGTGGTGCAGCCGCCCGCACAGCGTGAACCGGTTCCGCTCCCGGCGGAAAGCGGACGACCCGCACGAATCGCCCCCGTGGCATCCATCACACCTGAACGTCCGAACCTGGAGAAGAACGCACCGGTGATCATGCCCAAGGTTGTGTCCGAGCGGGAGCCCTACCGCATCACCACACTTCACCCGCGGACCTACAACGAGGCCCGTACCATCGGGGAACACTTCCGCGAGGGCACCCCGGTGATCATGAACCTGACGGAGATGGACGACACGGACGCGAAGCGACTTGTCGACTTTGCGGCAGGACTTGTCTTCGGGCTCCATGGCAGCATTGAGCGAGTGACGCAGAAGGTGTTCCTGTTGTCGCCTGCTAACGTCGATGTCACGGCGGAGGACAAGGCCCGTATCGCAGAGGGCGGTTTCTTCAACCAGAGCTGA
- a CDS encoding cell division protein FtsQ/DivIB, with translation MAGPTTAQRGERQAQGSSAARPPGGKRVGGRLRLPGRGRLIVLLAAAVLLVSGGIWLLYGSSWLRVEQVKASGTKVLTPGEVRAAAAVPIGAPLVSVDTDAIEDRIGRKLPRIDSVDVVRSWPHGIALKVTERKPVLVIKKGAKFVEVDDESVRFAMVAEAPKGVPFLELVPEESSSLRRFGAGRLLEEAVRVTREVPESVDRDLRSVRVRSYDSITLELSGERTVMWGSGEQGAAKARALRALMKAAPSAEHFDVSAPTAPAASGS, from the coding sequence GTGGCCGGACCGACGACCGCCCAGCGCGGTGAACGACAGGCGCAGGGGTCGTCGGCGGCCCGCCCGCCGGGCGGCAAGCGGGTGGGCGGGCGGCTCCGGCTTCCCGGCCGGGGCCGGCTGATCGTGCTGCTGGCCGCGGCCGTGCTGCTCGTCTCGGGCGGAATCTGGTTGCTCTACGGCTCCTCCTGGCTGCGCGTGGAGCAGGTGAAGGCGTCCGGGACAAAGGTTCTGACGCCCGGTGAGGTACGTGCGGCGGCGGCCGTTCCGATCGGAGCGCCGCTGGTTTCCGTCGACACGGATGCCATTGAGGACCGGATCGGCAGGAAATTGCCGCGTATCGACTCGGTGGATGTCGTTCGTTCGTGGCCGCACGGCATCGCTCTGAAAGTGACCGAGCGAAAGCCCGTACTGGTCATAAAAAAGGGCGCAAAGTTCGTCGAAGTGGACGACGAGAGTGTGCGGTTCGCCATGGTCGCCGAGGCGCCCAAGGGCGTACCGTTCCTGGAATTGGTGCCTGAGGAGTCATCAAGTCTGCGCCGCTTCGGGGCGGGCCGGCTGCTTGAGGAAGCGGTACGGGTCACCCGGGAGGTCCCCGAATCCGTCGACCGTGACCTGCGGTCGGTCCGGGTCCGCTCGTACGACTCCATCACCCTGGAGCTGAGCGGGGAACGTACGGTCATGTGGGGAAGCGGCGAACAGGGCGCGGCGAAGGCGCGCGCACTGAGAGCTCTCATGAAAGCAGCTCCGAGTGCCGAGCACTTCGATGTGAGTGCGCCCACCGCCCCCGCCGCGTCAGGGAGTTGA
- a CDS encoding YggT family protein: protein MSVALQVIYIALMCFLIILIFRLVMDYVFQFARSWEPGKAMVVVLEATYTVTDPPLKLLRRFIPPLRLGGVALDLSFFVLMIIVYILISIVVRL, encoded by the coding sequence ATGAGCGTCGCACTACAGGTGATCTACATCGCGCTGATGTGCTTCCTGATCATCCTGATCTTCCGGCTGGTCATGGACTACGTCTTCCAGTTCGCGCGCTCATGGGAACCCGGCAAGGCGATGGTGGTCGTTCTGGAGGCCACCTACACTGTCACCGATCCACCGCTCAAGCTTCTGCGGCGGTTCATTCCGCCGCTGCGTCTCGGGGGCGTGGCACTCGACCTGTCCTTCTTCGTTCTGATGATCATCGTCTACATCCTGATCAGCATCGTGGTCAGATTGTGA
- the pgeF gene encoding peptidoglycan editing factor PgeF, which produces MIGQHDNTDGAHFAFTDRWGGVSAVPYEALNLGGAVGDDPAAVRHNRDLAAKSLGLDPARVVWMNQVHGPDVAVVEGPWGAGEVMAVDAVVTARRGLALAVLTADCTPVLLADPVAGIAAAAHAGRPGMVAGVVPAVVEAMITLGADPSRITARTGPAVCGRCYEVPAQMRAEVAEVVPDAWSETSWGTPAVDVTAGVHAQLEALGVRRRQRSPVCTLESDDHFSYRRERTTGRLAGYVWLDR; this is translated from the coding sequence GTGATAGGGCAGCACGACAATACGGACGGCGCGCACTTCGCCTTCACCGACAGGTGGGGCGGGGTGAGCGCCGTTCCGTACGAAGCGCTCAATCTCGGCGGTGCGGTCGGTGACGACCCGGCTGCCGTACGTCACAACCGTGACCTCGCTGCCAAGTCGCTCGGCCTCGACCCGGCCCGGGTCGTCTGGATGAACCAGGTGCACGGGCCGGATGTGGCCGTGGTCGAGGGGCCGTGGGGAGCGGGGGAGGTCATGGCGGTCGACGCCGTCGTGACCGCGCGCCGCGGGCTCGCACTCGCCGTACTCACCGCGGACTGCACGCCCGTTCTGCTGGCCGACCCCGTCGCCGGGATCGCGGCCGCCGCTCACGCCGGACGCCCCGGCATGGTCGCGGGAGTCGTCCCGGCCGTCGTCGAGGCGATGATCACACTGGGCGCCGATCCTTCCCGTATCACCGCGCGTACCGGGCCCGCCGTCTGCGGGCGCTGCTACGAAGTGCCGGCACAGATGCGGGCCGAGGTCGCGGAAGTCGTGCCCGATGCCTGGTCGGAGACGAGCTGGGGGACGCCGGCCGTCGATGTGACCGCCGGAGTGCACGCCCAGCTCGAAGCGCTGGGCGTACGCCGGCGGCAGCGGTCGCCGGTCTGCACCCTGGAATCGGACGACCACTTCTCGTACCGCCGCGAGCGCACCACGGGGCGGCTCGCCGGATATGTCTGGCTGGATAGGTAG
- the ftsZ gene encoding cell division protein FtsZ, protein MAAPQNYLAVIKVIGVGGGGVNAINRMIEVGLKGVEFIAINTDAQALLMSDADVKLDVGRELTRGLGAGANPAVGRKAAEDHREEIEEVLKGADMVFVTAGEGGGTGTGGAPVVANIARSLGALTIGVVTRPFTFEGRRRANQAEDGIAELREEVDTLIVIPNDRLLSISDRQVSVLDAFKSADQVLLSGVQGITDLITTPGLINLDFADVKSVMSEAGSALMGIGSARGDDRAVAAAEMAISSPLLEASIDGARGVLLSISGGSDLGLFEINEAAQLVSEAAHPEANIIFGAVIDDALGDEVRVTVIAAGFDGGQPPARRENVLGAGATAKREEPAPVRPAETSRPAGSMGTVPVREEAPVPAETAPANEAPASPAHVPTARPYADSQAEELDVPDFLK, encoded by the coding sequence GTGGCAGCACCGCAGAACTACCTCGCAGTCATCAAGGTCATCGGTGTCGGCGGCGGTGGTGTCAATGCCATCAACCGGATGATCGAGGTCGGTCTCAAGGGCGTCGAGTTCATTGCGATCAACACCGATGCGCAAGCCCTGTTGATGAGCGACGCCGACGTCAAGCTCGACGTCGGCCGCGAACTCACCCGCGGCCTCGGCGCCGGAGCCAATCCGGCAGTCGGCCGCAAGGCGGCAGAGGACCACCGCGAGGAGATCGAGGAGGTCCTCAAGGGGGCCGACATGGTCTTCGTCACCGCCGGCGAAGGCGGCGGCACCGGAACGGGCGGCGCACCTGTCGTCGCCAACATCGCGCGCTCGCTCGGCGCCCTCACGATCGGTGTGGTCACCCGCCCGTTCACCTTCGAGGGCCGGCGTCGCGCGAACCAGGCGGAGGACGGCATCGCCGAGCTCCGCGAAGAGGTCGACACCCTCATCGTCATCCCCAACGACCGGCTGCTGTCCATCTCGGACCGCCAGGTCAGCGTGCTGGACGCCTTCAAGTCGGCGGACCAGGTCCTGCTGAGCGGTGTGCAGGGCATCACGGACCTCATTACGACTCCGGGTCTGATCAACCTCGACTTCGCCGACGTCAAGTCGGTCATGTCCGAGGCGGGTTCGGCCCTCATGGGCATCGGCTCGGCGCGCGGCGACGACCGTGCGGTGGCCGCCGCCGAGATGGCGATCTCCTCGCCGCTCCTCGAGGCGTCCATCGACGGCGCACGCGGCGTACTGCTCTCCATCTCCGGCGGCAGCGACCTCGGCCTCTTCGAGATCAACGAGGCCGCGCAGCTGGTGAGCGAGGCGGCCCACCCCGAGGCGAACATCATCTTCGGCGCGGTCATCGACGACGCGCTCGGCGACGAGGTACGGGTCACGGTCATCGCCGCGGGCTTCGACGGCGGACAGCCGCCGGCCCGTCGCGAGAACGTGCTCGGCGCGGGCGCCACTGCCAAGCGCGAGGAGCCCGCACCGGTCCGCCCCGCGGAGACCTCGCGGCCGGCCGGCTCGATGGGCACTGTGCCCGTACGCGAAGAGGCACCGGTCCCGGCCGAGACCGCCCCGGCGAACGAGGCCCCGGCCTCGCCGGCGCACGTACCGACGGCTCGTCCGTACGCGGACAGCCAGGCCGAAGAGCTGGATGTCCCGGACTTCTTGAAGTGA